A part of Dehalogenimonas sp. W genomic DNA contains:
- a CDS encoding carbon-nitrogen hydrolase family protein, whose product MTTYKVALLHLAPELGAIEANKKQVERAVHLAAAAGADIAVTPETVIPGYHFAELIGTDWIEPQPDAWLRRMAEMAGQLKLNIFLGYQERDPADGRLYNAVFCLDKSGRLAGRHRKMGISAGHTAEAWAAAGTQVDIIQCDGFKAGILICADTWGPDHAAKLNTRGAQFIISPAAWPPRPCPPEGCWEKRSAETGLPVWVCNRTGVEPGLDFTGGESIVAVDGNRVLEYDAPEPAVLLFNWDDQARQPQQTAFEIIPLN is encoded by the coding sequence ATGACCACATATAAAGTTGCCCTGCTGCATCTGGCCCCGGAACTGGGCGCCATTGAAGCCAATAAAAAACAGGTGGAACGGGCGGTGCATCTGGCCGCCGCCGCCGGTGCGGATATTGCCGTTACCCCGGAGACGGTGATTCCGGGTTATCATTTTGCCGAGCTTATCGGCACTGACTGGATAGAACCGCAGCCTGACGCCTGGCTCCGCCGCATGGCGGAAATGGCCGGACAACTGAAGCTGAACATCTTTCTGGGGTATCAGGAACGCGACCCGGCCGACGGGCGGCTGTACAATGCCGTCTTCTGCCTGGACAAAAGCGGCCGCCTCGCCGGCCGCCATCGCAAGATGGGCATCAGCGCCGGCCATACCGCCGAGGCCTGGGCCGCCGCCGGCACACAGGTGGACATCATCCAATGCGACGGCTTCAAAGCCGGAATACTCATTTGTGCCGACACCTGGGGGCCGGATCATGCCGCTAAACTTAACACCCGCGGCGCGCAGTTCATTATCTCCCCGGCCGCCTGGCCGCCCCGACCCTGTCCGCCGGAAGGCTGCTGGGAAAAACGCAGCGCCGAAACCGGCCTGCCGGTCTGGGTCTGCAACCGCACCGGTGTAGAACCGGGGCTGGACTTCACCGGCGGTGAAAGCATTGTTGCCGTCGACGGTAACCGGGTACTGGAATATGACGCGCCGGAACCGGCGGTTTTACTCTTTAACTGGGATGACCAGGCCCGGCAGCCGCAGCAGACCGCTTTTGAGATTATCCCGCTTAATTAA
- a CDS encoding rhodanese-like domain-containing protein, producing MRRLLVILLAGLMVLPLAACGAAAPPPDGQTIRDLSVAEAYSMIQDNQGQDDFVILDVRTPAEFAEGHIEGAVLLDFNAGNFEVEVGKLDKDVRYLVYCRTSNRSGQAVNVMKNLGFQDVSDMDGGIVDWQAAGYPVVK from the coding sequence TTGCGCAGACTGTTAGTGATTTTACTGGCCGGCCTGATGGTGTTGCCGCTGGCCGCTTGCGGCGCCGCGGCGCCGCCCCCTGACGGGCAGACCATCCGCGATTTGAGTGTGGCGGAGGCCTATAGCATGATTCAGGATAACCAGGGGCAGGACGATTTTGTTATCCTGGACGTACGTACGCCGGCGGAGTTTGCCGAAGGCCACATTGAAGGCGCGGTGCTGTTGGATTTCAATGCCGGAAATTTTGAGGTTGAAGTCGGCAAACTGGATAAGGACGTCAGGTACCTGGTGTACTGCCGGACCTCCAATCGTTCCGGTCAGGCGGTCAATGTCATGAAAAATCTCGGGTTCCAGGACGTCAGCGATATGGACGGTGGTATTGTGGACTGGCAGGCCGCCGGCTATCCGGTGGTCAAATAG
- the acs gene encoding acetate--CoA ligase encodes MTQTDSRVTHLPTGSYYTPSGEYDDLYRRSMEDPEGFWAEQAESLDWFKPWEKVLDWQAPYARWFVGGKLNLSYQCLDRHVQTEVKNKVAFYWEGELGETQVLTYNEMYRLTNNYAAALKRLGVKRGDKVALYLPMIPALPVFMLACARLGAIFTVVFSAFSGQALADRVEDVGAKVIITSSGMHRRGKILPLKENAVEAAVKCPCVEKIVVVKHTGHHTEMDPDRDVWLDDILAGVDEYVAPEAMDANDPLFVLYTSGSTGKPKGILHGTAGYALWIAKTLQWAFNPDQKSVFWCTADIGWITGHSYVVFAPLELGLTSVMYEGAPDFPAIDRWWQLIAKYGVTIFYTSPTAIRMFMRHGEEWPAKYDLSSLKSLGSVGEPINPEAWLWYYRNIGHERISISDTWWQTETGGFMISPTPGIQPHPLKPGSATKPMPGVDVAVLDPDGKELPNGQTGFIVIRKPWPGMLLDIYQNQELYQQTYWSRFPGYYLPGDFCMKDQDNFLWLLGRADEVIKVAGHRISTAELESSIVGHSAVAEAAACSRPDEVKGEAIILFVTLRKGTDPSPEIKAELTRHLRATIGALATPEEIFFVNLLPKTRSGKIMRRLLKAVATGATVGDTSTLDDGASIDEARAAFEELKTSAHHYKTSEKKPDIK; translated from the coding sequence ATGACACAAACAGATTCCCGCGTTACCCATTTGCCCACCGGCAGTTACTACACGCCGTCCGGCGAGTACGACGACCTGTACCGGCGCTCCATGGAGGATCCGGAAGGATTCTGGGCGGAACAGGCCGAGAGCCTTGACTGGTTCAAACCCTGGGAAAAGGTGCTGGACTGGCAGGCGCCGTATGCCCGCTGGTTTGTCGGCGGTAAACTGAATCTTTCCTACCAGTGTCTGGACCGTCATGTACAGACCGAGGTTAAAAACAAGGTGGCTTTTTACTGGGAAGGCGAACTGGGTGAAACCCAGGTGCTGACCTACAACGAGATGTACCGGTTGACCAACAACTACGCCGCCGCCCTCAAACGATTGGGAGTCAAGCGGGGCGACAAGGTGGCTCTGTACCTCCCGATGATTCCGGCGCTGCCGGTCTTCATGCTGGCCTGTGCCCGCCTTGGAGCCATCTTTACGGTAGTGTTCTCCGCTTTCTCCGGTCAGGCGCTGGCCGACCGTGTGGAAGATGTCGGAGCCAAGGTAATTATCACTTCCTCAGGCATGCATCGCCGCGGCAAGATCTTGCCGTTGAAAGAGAATGCCGTTGAGGCGGCGGTTAAATGCCCGTGTGTGGAGAAGATTGTTGTCGTTAAGCACACCGGTCATCATACCGAAATGGACCCCGACCGTGATGTCTGGCTGGACGATATTCTGGCCGGCGTTGATGAGTATGTGGCTCCGGAAGCCATGGATGCCAATGACCCGCTGTTTGTTCTGTACACTTCCGGCAGCACCGGCAAGCCCAAGGGTATCCTCCACGGCACCGCCGGTTATGCCCTGTGGATTGCCAAAACCTTACAGTGGGCTTTCAATCCTGACCAAAAGAGTGTTTTCTGGTGCACTGCCGATATCGGCTGGATTACCGGTCACAGTTATGTGGTATTTGCGCCGCTGGAGCTGGGGCTGACCTCGGTCATGTACGAAGGGGCACCGGATTTCCCGGCTATTGACCGCTGGTGGCAACTGATTGCCAAGTACGGCGTGACCATTTTCTACACTTCTCCTACGGCTATCCGCATGTTTATGCGCCATGGTGAGGAATGGCCGGCCAAATACGACCTGTCCAGTTTGAAATCACTGGGTTCGGTGGGTGAGCCGATCAATCCGGAAGCCTGGTTGTGGTACTACCGCAATATCGGTCATGAACGCATTTCCATTTCCGACACCTGGTGGCAGACGGAGACCGGCGGTTTCATGATCTCACCCACCCCCGGTATTCAGCCGCATCCGCTCAAACCCGGTTCTGCGACCAAGCCGATGCCCGGCGTGGACGTGGCAGTGCTGGATCCGGATGGCAAAGAACTGCCTAACGGGCAGACCGGTTTCATCGTTATTCGCAAACCCTGGCCGGGGATGTTGCTGGATATTTACCAAAATCAGGAACTGTATCAGCAAACCTACTGGTCCCGTTTCCCCGGTTACTATCTGCCGGGTGACTTCTGCATGAAAGACCAGGATAACTTCCTGTGGCTGCTGGGCCGGGCTGATGAGGTCATCAAGGTGGCCGGTCACCGTATTTCCACCGCCGAACTGGAAAGCTCCATTGTGGGTCACTCCGCTGTGGCTGAAGCCGCGGCCTGCTCCCGGCCGGATGAAGTCAAAGGTGAAGCGATCATTCTGTTTGTGACGCTGCGCAAGGGCACTGATCCGTCACCGGAAATCAAAGCCGAACTCACCCGTCACCTGCGGGCGACGATCGGCGCGCTGGCCACTCCGGAAGAAATCTTCTTCGTTAATCTGCTGCCCAAGACCCGCAGCGGCAAGATCATGCGCCGTCTGCTGAAAGCGGTAGCCACCGGCGCCACCGTCGGCGATACTTCCACTCTGGATGACGGTGCGTCTATTGACGAAGCCCGGGCCGCCTTTGAAGAGCTGAAAACCAGCGCCCATCACTACAAAACATCGGAAAAGAAACCGGACATCAAATAG
- a CDS encoding NDP-sugar synthase, giving the protein MKALILVGGLGTRLRPLSVNTPKAMMPVLNTPFMGHVVRRLARHGVTEVIFTRGHLAGLMEHYFGDGSGFGLKVTYVDESRPLGTAGGIKNCQSLLGDGTFLVLNGDVYSHIDYTAMRRFHAQTGALATIALTPVANPAAFGLVETEDDGRIRRFIEKPRADEITTNMINAGCYLLEPAVLDYIPADTAVSIERQTFQSLLAEGRPFYGYDTTGAYWIDMGKREKYFQLNMDLLGQSGEVQACCGRGTAIDTAAAVNGPVVIGDNCRIEAGAVVNGPAVIGNGCVVSSGAVVTAAVIWNGVTIGPNTVISNSIIADGCVIGTGARVEGTVLADGVFSAPGLALSDTAVWPGTILNN; this is encoded by the coding sequence ATGAAAGCGCTGATATTGGTAGGCGGTCTGGGAACCCGGTTGCGGCCGTTGTCGGTCAACACCCCCAAGGCGATGATGCCGGTGCTGAACACGCCGTTCATGGGTCATGTGGTGCGGCGACTGGCGCGGCACGGCGTGACCGAGGTGATTTTCACCCGCGGCCATCTGGCCGGGCTGATGGAGCACTATTTTGGTGACGGCTCCGGCTTTGGGCTGAAGGTCACTTATGTTGATGAAAGCCGGCCGCTGGGTACCGCCGGCGGCATTAAAAACTGCCAATCCCTGCTGGGGGACGGCACCTTCCTGGTGCTCAACGGTGACGTTTATTCCCACATTGATTATACCGCCATGCGGCGCTTTCATGCTCAAACCGGCGCCCTGGCGACTATTGCCCTGACGCCGGTGGCTAATCCGGCGGCCTTCGGGCTGGTTGAAACTGAAGATGACGGCCGCATCCGCCGTTTTATTGAAAAACCCCGGGCTGACGAAATTACCACCAATATGATTAATGCCGGCTGTTATCTGCTGGAGCCGGCGGTGTTGGACTATATTCCGGCTGATACCGCCGTGAGCATTGAACGGCAGACTTTTCAATCATTGCTGGCGGAAGGCCGGCCGTTTTATGGTTATGATACGACCGGGGCTTACTGGATTGACATGGGCAAACGGGAGAAATATTTTCAGCTTAATATGGACCTGCTGGGTCAATCGGGGGAAGTTCAGGCATGCTGCGGCCGGGGGACCGCGATTGATACGGCCGCAGCTGTCAACGGCCCGGTGGTCATCGGTGATAATTGCCGCATTGAGGCCGGCGCAGTGGTCAACGGCCCGGCCGTTATCGGCAACGGCTGTGTGGTCAGTTCCGGCGCGGTGGTTACGGCTGCCGTTATCTGGAACGGGGTGACTATCGGCCCCAACACAGTGATTTCCAATTCTATAATTGCCGATGGCTGTGTCATCGGCACCGGTGCCCGGGTAGAAGGAACGGTGCTGGCTGACGGGGTTTTCAGCGCCCCCGGCCTGGCGTTATCCGACACGGCGGTCTGGCCGGGTACAATACTGAATAACTGA